The DNA sequence TGAAACTGCATTAAAGGATATTGACTACACAGTGGTAATGGTGGCTGCCCTTGCTGAACCTAAAGAAAGAGTTTTCGCCAATTTATGGGATATTGTGGATACAGTAACTCCAGTGTTATATCGAACTTACACTGGTATGAGGGCTATTTTATACTCCCCAGTGACTGAAAGAGCCACTCGCGGGTTCCATAAAGAGGTAATGATCCTTCCCACAGGTAAGGTTAACAACACTTCCGTCTTGATACGAAAAGTTGTCTAATACCTTTCATAGAACATACATTATGAATAAAAAAGTATAAAAAAAGCATTTATCAAATTTTCAAGTATTATTCAAGGAATTATAAACTTATTCAAGCCAACATGCCTTGAATTTTAGTTTATGGTTTCTTCTACTCTTTTTTTGATAATATCTACAATTCTTTCATCAGCCCCTAAAGGATCAACATAGACAATTTCACCATTAAACAGAATTTTTTCCTGTTTTTCCTGGTAGTAACCCGCATCCTCGCGTGGTTCACCCAAACCAAGCATATATGGAATATCTTCCTTGGTGTGAAGACCATGGGCTAAAAATACAGGAACAGCGATTATTTTCTCCACACCCTTCTGAGCCAAAGCATTAAGTGCAGCAGGTATTGTTGG is a window from the Methanobacterium sp. genome containing:
- the cfbA gene encoding sirohydrochlorin nickelochelatase → METNAKSKEKIGILLIGHGSSLAEGNSVTYALSEMYTKMSEYPVQVGFMNIEKPTIPAALNALAQKGVEKIIAVPVFLAHGLHTKEDIPYMLGLGEPREDAGYYQEKQEKILFNGEIVYVDPLGADERIVDIIKKRVEETIN